From Pseudodesulfovibrio senegalensis, one genomic window encodes:
- a CDS encoding DUF6785 family protein — translation MNERIRPRAIVTGLVLGLLLCVFTPYNDAVLRNAPIGQGNLPLAPFFVAAWLFVLSAAWSRISGRRPVLGGVEILTAWVMMILFTSVGWSGMAESFFINITAPQHFAKDAMRWTEVLTPLLPDAWFPDSTAAVKTLYNGLPDAKAMGMGEVLGAIPWGVWVPPLIVWGTFILGSFFVMICLMRLFGKQWVMNERVLFPLFRVPQIMGEALDNRQFGAFWTDRFLLIGLLMTCFLHLLNGMHQYVPSVPELPTILLAGKYFPKFGLFSGFYKLKLYVIPAFIGFAFLTTRQISFSMWVFFILAGLSYGLLYVLGLQLPEAALGVTFGPDLFRAEGAQTIGAYAVFFVFLLWLARHHLGETLTHAIRRKGTAADSGAIRATAPPQEWIPPVWPLWGLVGGMAFLVGWSMYFGLPLLVALMLPVSFIMVSLVSARAVCQGGLPYFTLTAAPLDGMIGMFGTGFMGQAGIAMAAVMQKVLFLDFRSAVMPTLFHGSKVCEKNQSRCAMVVGIGAGLFLAVIAAFVTMLYLGHKYGLRDLNLEWATQTVLANFENAQRLVDVPVGPNKWTIIYSGAGALIMGLLIFCYYRLPWWPLHPLGYLVAYSSGMKVLWFSFFIGWLCNHLCLHYGGTALFNRVRFLFVGLILGDFLMGGLYALLGLWTKTVYSVFPL, via the coding sequence ATGAATGAACGCATCCGGCCGCGCGCCATCGTCACGGGCCTTGTGCTGGGTCTTTTGCTTTGCGTGTTCACGCCCTACAACGACGCGGTGCTGCGCAACGCGCCCATCGGGCAGGGCAACCTGCCGCTGGCCCCGTTCTTCGTGGCCGCGTGGCTGTTCGTGCTCAGCGCGGCATGGTCGCGCATATCGGGCCGCCGTCCGGTGCTCGGGGGCGTGGAAATCCTCACGGCATGGGTGATGATGATCCTGTTCACCTCGGTGGGCTGGAGCGGCATGGCCGAAAGCTTTTTCATCAACATCACGGCCCCGCAGCATTTTGCAAAAGACGCCATGCGCTGGACCGAAGTGCTGACGCCGCTGCTGCCGGACGCATGGTTCCCGGACAGCACCGCCGCAGTGAAGACGCTGTATAACGGCCTGCCCGACGCAAAGGCCATGGGCATGGGCGAGGTGCTCGGCGCCATTCCGTGGGGCGTATGGGTGCCGCCGCTCATTGTCTGGGGCACGTTCATTCTCGGCTCGTTTTTCGTCATGATCTGCCTCATGCGCCTGTTCGGCAAGCAGTGGGTCATGAACGAGCGGGTGCTTTTCCCCCTGTTCCGGGTGCCGCAGATCATGGGCGAGGCCTTGGACAATCGGCAGTTCGGCGCGTTCTGGACAGACCGATTCCTGCTCATCGGGTTGCTCATGACCTGTTTCCTGCACCTGCTCAACGGCATGCACCAGTATGTGCCGTCCGTGCCGGAGCTGCCCACCATTCTGCTGGCGGGCAAGTATTTCCCCAAGTTCGGGCTGTTCTCCGGGTTCTACAAATTGAAACTCTACGTGATCCCGGCCTTCATCGGGTTCGCGTTTCTGACCACGCGCCAGATATCCTTCAGCATGTGGGTTTTTTTCATTCTGGCGGGCCTGTCATACGGGCTGCTTTACGTGCTGGGCCTGCAACTGCCCGAGGCCGCGCTGGGCGTGACCTTCGGCCCGGACCTGTTCCGCGCGGAAGGCGCGCAGACCATCGGGGCCTATGCCGTGTTTTTCGTTTTCCTGCTTTGGCTGGCGAGGCATCATCTGGGTGAAACATTGACCCACGCCATCCGGCGCAAGGGCACGGCTGCGGACAGCGGAGCCATCCGCGCCACCGCGCCGCCGCAGGAATGGATACCCCCGGTATGGCCGCTGTGGGGCCTTGTGGGCGGCATGGCCTTTCTCGTGGGCTGGAGCATGTATTTCGGCCTGCCGCTTCTGGTGGCGCTCATGCTGCCGGTGAGCTTCATCATGGTTTCGCTGGTGTCGGCGCGCGCGGTCTGTCAGGGCGGGTTGCCCTATTTCACGCTCACGGCCGCGCCGCTGGACGGCATGATCGGCATGTTCGGCACCGGGTTCATGGGGCAGGCGGGAATCGCCATGGCCGCGGTCATGCAAAAGGTGCTTTTTCTGGATTTCCGTTCCGCAGTCATGCCCACGCTGTTTCACGGTTCCAAGGTCTGCGAAAAGAATCAGTCGCGCTGTGCCATGGTGGTGGGCATCGGGGCCGGGCTGTTCCTGGCCGTGATCGCGGCTTTCGTGACCATGCTCTACCTCGGCCACAAGTACGGCCTGCGCGACCTGAATCTCGAATGGGCCACCCAGACCGTGCTGGCCAACTTTGAAAACGCGCAGCGGCTCGTGGACGTGCCCGTGGGCCCCAACAAGTGGACCATCATCTATTCGGGCGCGGGCGCGCTGATTATGGGGTTGCTCATTTTCTGCTATTATCGGCTGCCGTGGTGGCCTCTGCATCCGTTGGGCTATCTCGTGGCCTATTCCTCGGGCATGAAGGTGCTCTGGTTCAGCTTTTTCATCGGCTGGCTATGCAATCACCTTTGCCTGCATTACGGCGGGACAGCGCTTTTCAACCGGGTGCGGTTCCTGTTCGTGGGGTTGATACTGGGCGATTTTCTCATGGGCGGGTTGTATGCCCTGCTCGGATTGTGGACGAAGACCGTGTATTCGGTCTTCCCACTGTAG
- a CDS encoding peptide transporter: MYDDKELKEYRDLMKPPEHFEEGFDWKTVIGAIFIGFLMMPGSMYLQLVIGQGIGPAARWVTIILFAEIAKRSYSELKQQEIFLLYYMAGAALASPFQGLLWNQYLVQSDAARMLGLTEFIPHWVAPGLDSAAYLERTFMHRDWLIPILLLVGAQLVQRIDHFGLGYSLYRLTSDVEKLPFPMAPVGALGTMALAESTDERKSGWKWRVFSIGGMIGLAFGFFYVLLPALSGLLFQEPIRLIPIPWIELTRHTEDVLPAVATGFQFDLGLVFIGMVLPFWAVIGGLVGLIITIIANPILYTHGVLHRWHPGMETVETVFANNFDFYMSFGIGLGLGIAIIGVWYVVKSLRSASGGMDFSVLLKTNKNRGDINIWVSLGIYVASTLAYILMCVWLVPSFPWIFFVLYGFIYTPVVSYITARMEGVAGQFISLPMVREFSFIAGAKFFGYQGIEIWYAPIPIHNYGEATVQFRQIELTGTSLRGIIKAEMIVFPVVMIASLLFSQFLWRLAPIPSPQYPFAQELWHLQALNTLLMQTSTLEGNSLFFEALSGPIVCAGIGLGLVMYTTLNLLGMPVLLVYGVVRGLGQSTPHGLVLEVLGALLGRFYFLKKYGAQWRHYAPVLLAGFSCGMGLTGMFAMGCTLIMKSLGRLAY; this comes from the coding sequence ATGTACGACGACAAGGAACTGAAAGAATATCGCGACCTGATGAAGCCGCCGGAGCACTTCGAGGAAGGCTTCGACTGGAAGACCGTCATCGGGGCCATCTTCATCGGTTTCCTGATGATGCCGGGCAGCATGTATCTGCAGCTGGTCATCGGTCAGGGCATCGGTCCTGCCGCACGCTGGGTGACCATCATCCTGTTCGCGGAGATCGCCAAGCGCTCGTACTCGGAGCTCAAGCAACAGGAAATTTTCCTGCTCTATTACATGGCCGGGGCCGCGCTGGCGTCGCCGTTCCAGGGGCTTTTGTGGAACCAGTACCTTGTGCAGTCGGACGCGGCGCGCATGCTCGGGCTGACCGAGTTCATTCCGCATTGGGTGGCGCCCGGGCTGGATTCGGCCGCCTATCTGGAACGCACGTTCATGCACCGGGATTGGCTGATCCCCATTCTGCTGCTGGTGGGCGCGCAGCTGGTGCAGCGCATCGACCATTTCGGGCTGGGCTACAGCCTGTATCGCCTGACCTCGGACGTGGAAAAGCTGCCGTTCCCCATGGCTCCGGTGGGCGCGCTGGGCACCATGGCCCTGGCCGAATCCACGGACGAACGCAAGTCCGGCTGGAAATGGCGCGTGTTCTCCATCGGCGGCATGATCGGGCTGGCCTTCGGATTTTTCTATGTGCTGCTGCCCGCGCTATCGGGGCTGCTGTTTCAGGAGCCGATACGGCTCATTCCCATACCGTGGATCGAGCTGACCCGGCATACCGAGGATGTTCTCCCGGCCGTGGCCACGGGCTTCCAGTTCGACCTCGGGTTGGTGTTCATCGGCATGGTGCTGCCGTTCTGGGCGGTCATCGGCGGGCTCGTGGGGCTGATCATCACCATCATCGCCAACCCCATTCTGTATACCCACGGCGTGCTGCACCGCTGGCATCCGGGCATGGAAACCGTGGAAACCGTGTTTGCCAACAATTTCGATTTTTACATGAGCTTCGGCATCGGGCTGGGGCTGGGTATCGCCATCATCGGTGTGTGGTACGTGGTCAAATCCCTGCGATCGGCCTCGGGCGGCATGGATTTTTCCGTGCTGCTCAAGACCAACAAGAACCGGGGCGACATCAATATCTGGGTCTCGCTGGGCATCTACGTGGCCTCCACGCTGGCCTACATCCTCATGTGCGTGTGGCTGGTGCCGTCGTTTCCGTGGATATTCTTCGTGCTCTACGGCTTCATCTACACCCCGGTGGTCTCGTATATCACCGCGCGCATGGAGGGCGTGGCCGGGCAGTTCATCAGCCTGCCCATGGTGCGCGAATTCTCGTTTATCGCCGGGGCAAAATTTTTCGGCTATCAGGGCATCGAGATATGGTACGCGCCCATTCCCATTCACAACTACGGCGAGGCCACGGTGCAGTTCCGGCAGATCGAGCTGACCGGCACCAGCCTGCGCGGCATCATCAAGGCCGAGATGATCGTGTTCCCGGTGGTCATGATCGCTTCGCTGCTGTTCTCGCAATTCTTGTGGCGGCTGGCCCCGATTCCCTCGCCGCAATATCCGTTTGCGCAGGAACTCTGGCACTTGCAGGCCCTGAACACCCTGCTCATGCAGACGTCCACGCTGGAAGGAAATTCCCTGTTTTTCGAGGCGCTTTCCGGCCCCATTGTCTGCGCGGGCATCGGGCTGGGGCTGGTCATGTATACCACGCTCAACCTGCTGGGCATGCCCGTATTGCTGGTCTATGGCGTGGTGCGCGGATTGGGCCAATCCACCCCGCACGGGCTGGTGCTGGAGGTGCTGGGCGCGCTGCTGGGCCGTTTCTATTTCCTGAAAAAATACGGCGCGCAATGGCGGCACTATGCCCCGGTGCTGCTGGCCGGATTCTCCTGCGGCATGGGCCTGACCGGCATGTTCGCCATGGGCTGCACCCTGATCATGAAATCATTGGGCAGGCTGGCCTACTGA
- a CDS encoding HIRAN domain-containing protein, with product MGTGKKLFVAVKDVPSNAWIPVGTLSFSDGAYKFQYTKGVQRIADFVPFGRMRDISKEYFSNELFALFKNRILTPSRSDYDQYLAWLNLEKENADELSILAISGGERRTDNIEIFPMPTMQDGRYCYDFFSHGIRHMCDGCQDRINALKAGDRLFLCADKQNLFHSEAWMLRTDTPKALVGYLPRFFSHDLSTLFELISNPDDISIRVVQVNEGAPIQFKLLCRLEAPWPEGFKPLSSKDFLPYQAS from the coding sequence ATGGGAACCGGAAAGAAGCTATTTGTTGCAGTCAAGGATGTCCCAAGTAATGCTTGGATTCCTGTAGGAACTTTGTCTTTCTCTGATGGTGCATACAAATTTCAGTATACTAAGGGAGTCCAAAGAATCGCGGATTTTGTCCCCTTTGGAAGGATGCGAGATATCTCCAAAGAATATTTTTCCAATGAACTCTTTGCCCTGTTTAAGAACAGAATCCTTACCCCTTCTAGATCCGACTACGATCAATACCTAGCTTGGCTAAATCTTGAAAAAGAAAATGCTGACGAACTAAGTATTCTGGCCATTTCTGGAGGGGAAAGGCGTACTGACAACATTGAGATTTTCCCGATGCCCACCATGCAAGATGGGCGTTATTGCTACGACTTCTTCTCCCATGGCATCAGGCACATGTGTGATGGCTGCCAAGATAGAATAAATGCTTTAAAAGCAGGAGACAGACTATTCCTCTGCGCAGACAAGCAAAACCTTTTTCATTCTGAGGCGTGGATGTTGCGTACTGATACGCCGAAGGCTCTTGTTGGATATTTGCCCCGTTTCTTCTCTCATGATTTATCTACTCTTTTCGAACTAATTAGCAATCCTGATGATATCAGCATTCGCGTCGTTCAAGTAAACGAAGGCGCACCAATTCAATTCAAATTATTATGCAGGTTGGAAGCACCTTGGCCCGAAGGCTTTAAGCCACTTTCTAGTAAAGATTTTTTACCATACCAAGCCAGTTAA
- a CDS encoding transcription antitermination factor NusB, protein MKTNAAPLPPARTAALEALHRCLGNDTDIQAALDTALRTRELDPRDKGLATELAYGYLRMRGRLEYVLSRFIKDPTRLPPKMRLALGVAAYELLHLERIPAYSTVNWAVDFAKTKPKARLAGLFNAVLRRISELGDDAADPDWYRKDATQTEFLSRYYSCPEWIIELWQRAYGEQDTLHLLKAQASAPAIGLNLYRHPDADVFYNELAANPDVLDIDGMSFALRPGTRLPKADPPLTRQSFAARQVVDMLDPQSWPTPVWDACSGRGGKSRVLKELGIDDIFASDPHMGRLRALHRELPKVPVFAARADREPPVQNVGTMLLDLPCSGLGVLSRRPDTKWRRTKHDLADLEQLQAAILNRAMQTLKPGSLLAMITCTLNPDENEHQLERLLKANPSATTVTTWHTPASSPLNEFFWAALVRV, encoded by the coding sequence ATGAAAACCAACGCCGCGCCCCTGCCTCCGGCGCGAACAGCCGCGCTCGAAGCCCTGCACCGCTGCCTCGGAAACGACACGGACATACAGGCCGCACTGGACACGGCCCTGCGCACGCGCGAGCTGGACCCGCGCGACAAGGGGCTGGCCACGGAACTGGCCTACGGCTACCTGCGCATGCGCGGCAGGCTGGAATACGTGCTCTCCCGCTTCATCAAGGACCCCACCCGACTGCCGCCCAAGATGCGGCTGGCGCTGGGGGTGGCCGCCTACGAACTGCTGCATCTGGAGCGCATCCCGGCCTATTCCACGGTGAACTGGGCCGTGGATTTCGCCAAGACCAAGCCCAAGGCGCGCCTTGCCGGGCTGTTCAATGCGGTGCTGCGGCGCATTTCCGAGCTGGGCGACGACGCCGCCGACCCGGACTGGTACCGCAAGGACGCCACGCAAACCGAATTTCTGAGCCGCTATTATTCCTGTCCGGAATGGATCATCGAACTCTGGCAGCGGGCATACGGCGAGCAGGACACCCTGCACCTGCTCAAGGCGCAGGCCAGTGCCCCGGCCATCGGCCTGAACCTCTACCGCCACCCGGACGCGGACGTTTTCTACAATGAACTGGCCGCCAACCCGGACGTGCTGGACATCGACGGCATGAGCTTTGCCCTGCGGCCCGGCACCAGGCTGCCCAAGGCCGACCCGCCGCTGACGCGCCAGAGCTTTGCGGCCCGGCAGGTGGTGGACATGCTCGACCCCCAATCATGGCCCACACCCGTGTGGGACGCCTGCTCCGGCCGAGGCGGCAAAAGCCGGGTGCTCAAGGAACTGGGCATCGACGACATCTTTGCCAGCGATCCGCACATGGGCCGACTGCGCGCCCTGCACCGCGAACTGCCCAAGGTGCCGGTGTTCGCGGCCCGGGCCGACCGTGAACCGCCGGTACAAAATGTGGGCACCATGCTGCTGGACCTGCCCTGCTCCGGCCTCGGCGTGCTCTCGCGCAGGCCGGACACCAAATGGCGGCGCACCAAGCACGACCTCGCGGACCTCGAACAACTGCAGGCCGCCATCCTGAACCGCGCCATGCAGACCCTCAAGCCCGGCTCCCTGCTGGCCATGATCACCTGCACGCTCAACCCGGACGAAAACGAGCACCAGCTGGAACGGCTGCTCAAGGCCAATCCCTCGGCCACGACCGTGACCACGTGGCACACGCCCGCAAGCTCGCCGCTCAACGAGTTCTTCTGGGCCGCGCTGGTGCGGGTGTAG
- a CDS encoding DUF116 domain-containing protein: protein MNEPHIAEPSRKRLFIGLISASCFLVCILLVLLWVIPYVGLDAIHPSAKWILGILVLGLGGLVCWAYWGLFLNIVLKRPIPGSRRFRGLTIKLFLPLMVMLGRALGIDKKAIMLSFISVNNELVLAEAGTYPPNKILLLMPHCLQNSKCDRRLTYDINNCVRCGKCPIAGLLDLHDKYGVHLAIATGGTIARRIVVQLRPKLIIAVACHRDLSSGIQDTYPLPVFGVMNQRPHGPCLDTTVALPNVEAALLRFLDKDHAPDARGKAIGTGQATKL from the coding sequence ATGAACGAACCACACATTGCCGAACCCTCCCGCAAGCGTCTCTTCATAGGCCTGATCAGCGCGTCATGCTTTCTGGTCTGTATCCTTCTGGTGCTCCTCTGGGTCATTCCATATGTTGGATTGGACGCCATTCATCCCAGCGCCAAATGGATTCTGGGCATCCTCGTGCTCGGCCTCGGCGGGCTTGTGTGCTGGGCCTACTGGGGTCTGTTCCTGAACATCGTGCTCAAGCGGCCCATCCCCGGTTCGCGGCGTTTCCGCGGGCTGACCATCAAGCTGTTCCTGCCGCTCATGGTCATGCTGGGACGCGCGCTGGGCATCGACAAAAAAGCCATCATGCTCTCGTTCATCAGCGTGAACAACGAGCTGGTACTGGCCGAGGCCGGAACCTACCCCCCGAACAAAATCCTGCTGCTCATGCCGCACTGCCTGCAAAACAGCAAATGCGACCGCAGGCTGACCTACGACATCAACAACTGCGTGCGTTGCGGCAAATGCCCCATTGCGGGCCTGCTGGACCTGCACGACAAATACGGCGTGCATCTGGCAATAGCTACGGGCGGCACCATTGCCCGGCGCATCGTGGTGCAGCTGCGGCCCAAGCTGATCATTGCCGTGGCCTGCCACCGCGACCTTTCCAGCGGCATTCAGGACACCTATCCCCTGCCGGTCTTCGGGGTGATGAACCAACGCCCGCACGGGCCGTGCCTCGACACCACCGTGGCCCTGCCGAACGTTGAAGCGGCCCTGCTCCGCTTTCTGGACAAGGACCACGCCCCGGACGCACGGGGCAAGGCCATCGGCACCGGGCAGGCCACCAAGCTGTAG
- a CDS encoding methyl-accepting chemotaxis protein, protein MRFLSSIKGKILIPFIVLFLIFGFGGYAILNSQLAEMENEFVDMLVDTHMSEVEQALNMAEQGALQQAVLFSRMPGVIEAYRIAHEGNMDDPASPEAQAAREAIRVDLKTVLDGYKQTMGSAFRLHYHLPNGRSLVRLWRDKQAKKNGQWVDVSDDLSSFRRTVLDINASGSPLMGIEPGRGGFTIRGLAPVMDGGKQLGSVEVLTGFNAALQSLEKDDSITMNVFMNASILPVTTKLQDPSEYPVLDDKFVLISGMEGTDREKLPSTDMLEKGASGRTVRINDGTALTTFPVEDYKGEQVGVIALSMDITGPTALINGVKVILGSSLGIFVLLVLGIGAWAMNRFILIPMGKGVQFATRLSRGDLTATIAHTAKDEVGELADALRSMASRLCSVVSEVKDASHKVHSGSKELSGSSMDIASTVTAQSSTLRQVNASVEQMAQTIVDNTRNAQATDDIASKTASQANEGGEAVTETVEAMKTIAEKIRIIEEIARQTNLLALNAAIEAARAGEHGKGFAVVAAEVRKLAERSGEAANEIGEVSNASLAVAERAGTIIRDIVPSIRKTAELVQEITASSEEQRNGAEQIKSAMSSLDQVMQQSAAGSESMASAADQLTELAERLEEVTRFFTLDENAEFACAANALPNDQPQALQSEETDDTGSPPMDHEEFDRF, encoded by the coding sequence ATGCGTTTTCTTTCGAGCATCAAGGGCAAGATACTGATTCCGTTCATTGTCCTGTTTCTTATTTTCGGATTCGGCGGCTACGCGATATTGAACTCGCAGCTTGCCGAGATGGAGAATGAATTCGTTGACATGCTGGTGGACACGCACATGTCCGAAGTGGAACAGGCCCTGAACATGGCCGAGCAGGGAGCGTTGCAGCAAGCCGTGCTGTTCAGCAGGATGCCGGGAGTCATCGAGGCCTACCGGATAGCCCATGAGGGCAACATGGACGATCCGGCATCACCCGAAGCGCAGGCCGCGCGCGAGGCCATCCGCGTGGACCTGAAAACCGTGCTCGACGGCTACAAGCAAACCATGGGCAGCGCGTTCCGGCTGCATTACCACCTGCCCAACGGCCGCAGCCTCGTGCGGCTCTGGCGCGACAAGCAGGCCAAGAAAAACGGTCAGTGGGTGGACGTTTCCGACGACCTTTCATCCTTCAGGCGCACGGTTCTGGACATCAACGCCTCCGGGTCCCCGCTCATGGGCATCGAACCGGGACGCGGCGGGTTCACCATCCGCGGGCTGGCACCGGTCATGGACGGCGGCAAGCAGCTGGGTTCCGTGGAAGTGCTCACCGGATTCAACGCTGCCCTGCAATCGCTGGAAAAAGACGACAGCATCACCATGAACGTGTTCATGAACGCGTCCATCCTGCCGGTAACCACCAAATTGCAGGACCCGTCCGAATATCCGGTGCTGGACGACAAATTCGTGCTCATCTCCGGCATGGAAGGCACGGACAGGGAAAAACTGCCCTCCACGGACATGCTGGAAAAGGGAGCCTCCGGACGCACCGTGCGCATCAACGACGGCACGGCCCTGACAACATTTCCGGTCGAGGACTACAAGGGTGAACAGGTCGGCGTCATCGCCCTGAGCATGGACATCACCGGCCCGACAGCCCTTATCAACGGGGTCAAGGTAATCCTCGGCAGTTCGCTGGGCATCTTCGTGCTGCTGGTGCTCGGCATCGGCGCATGGGCCATGAACCGCTTCATCCTGATCCCCATGGGCAAGGGCGTACAGTTCGCCACCCGGCTCTCCCGGGGAGATCTCACCGCAACCATCGCCCACACGGCAAAGGACGAAGTGGGCGAACTGGCCGACGCCCTGCGCAGCATGGCCTCGCGGCTGTGTTCTGTGGTCAGCGAGGTCAAGGACGCCTCGCACAAGGTACACTCGGGCAGCAAGGAACTCAGCGGCTCGTCCATGGACATCGCCAGCACGGTCACGGCCCAATCCTCCACCCTGCGGCAGGTGAACGCCTCGGTGGAGCAGATGGCCCAGACCATCGTGGACAACACCAGAAACGCGCAGGCCACCGACGACATCGCCAGCAAAACGGCCAGCCAGGCCAACGAGGGCGGCGAAGCGGTCACCGAAACCGTGGAAGCCATGAAGACCATTGCCGAAAAAATCCGCATCATCGAAGAGATCGCGCGGCAGACCAATCTGCTGGCCCTGAACGCGGCCATCGAGGCGGCGCGGGCCGGGGAACACGGCAAGGGATTCGCCGTGGTGGCGGCCGAGGTGCGCAAGCTCGCGGAGCGCAGCGGCGAAGCGGCCAACGAGATCGGGGAAGTGTCCAATGCCAGCCTGGCCGTTGCCGAACGCGCGGGCACCATCATCCGCGACATCGTGCCCTCCATCCGCAAGACCGCCGAACTGGTGCAGGAAATCACCGCCTCCAGCGAGGAACAACGCAACGGGGCCGAGCAGATCAAGAGCGCCATGAGCAGCCTTGATCAGGTCATGCAGCAAAGCGCGGCCGGGTCGGAATCCATGGCCTCGGCAGCGGACCAGCTCACGGAACTGGCCGAACGGCTCGAGGAAGTGACGCGCTTTTTCACGCTCGACGAAAACGCCGAATTTGCCTGTGCCGCGAATGCTTTGCCGAACGACCAGCCGCAGGCCCTGCAATCCGAAGAAACCGACGACACGGGGTCTCCGCCCATGGACCATGAGGAATTCGACAGGTTCTGA
- a CDS encoding M48 family metallopeptidase, translated as MKRRPVHDLPLTIRENPRARRVLIKLVPRTGLVVVVPQGFDTSQVTSILAEKQNWIVRTRERMEAEGVRFSRSAELPDTLDFPVMERQWQVLYLPKPGNLRLTTNATRLIVSGPQHDPYAVQEALARFVARQAKEHLPPLLHAVSERLGLPFESVRIRTQKSRWGSCSARKTISLNCKLLFLPPELVEHLMIHELCHTRHMNHSPQYWQLVRQFQPQCRHLEKRLGSALSLVPDWMP; from the coding sequence ATGAAACGCCGCCCCGTGCACGACCTGCCCCTGACCATACGCGAGAACCCGCGCGCCCGGCGCGTGCTGATCAAGCTGGTGCCGCGCACGGGTCTGGTGGTGGTCGTTCCCCAAGGCTTCGACACCTCTCAGGTGACGTCCATACTGGCGGAAAAGCAGAACTGGATCGTCCGGACCCGTGAACGCATGGAGGCCGAAGGCGTGCGCTTTTCTCGCAGCGCCGAACTGCCGGACACGCTGGATTTCCCTGTGATGGAAAGACAGTGGCAGGTGCTGTACCTGCCCAAGCCCGGCAATCTGCGCCTGACCACCAACGCAACACGGCTCATCGTCAGCGGCCCGCAGCATGACCCGTACGCGGTGCAGGAAGCGTTGGCCCGATTCGTGGCCCGGCAGGCAAAAGAACACCTGCCGCCCCTGCTGCACGCTGTTTCCGAACGGCTGGGCCTGCCCTTTGAAAGCGTGCGCATCCGCACCCAGAAAAGCCGTTGGGGCAGCTGTTCGGCCCGCAAAACCATCAGCCTCAACTGCAAACTGCTCTTTTTGCCGCCCGAGCTGGTGGAGCACCTGATGATCCACGAGCTCTGCCACACCCGCCACATGAATCATTCGCCGCAATACTGGCAGCTTGTGCGCCAGTTCCAGCCACAATGCCGCCATCTCGAAAAACGCCTGGGCTCGGCCCTGTCGCTGGTTCCGGACTGGATGCCCTGA
- a CDS encoding DUF523 domain-containing protein translates to MSTAKRTVVSACLAGVPCRYDGNCTEHPAVMELVRAGLALPVCPEQVGGLPTPRTPAEIVDGRVMTKDGQDVTGEYEQGARECLRLAKLAGCTRAVLQPRSPSCGAGTVYDGTFSGTLIPGFGRFAALCRDNGLELVNPDDLD, encoded by the coding sequence ATGTCTACAGCAAAAAGGACCGTGGTCAGCGCCTGCCTTGCGGGCGTTCCCTGCCGATACGACGGCAACTGCACCGAACATCCTGCGGTCATGGAACTGGTCCGGGCCGGGCTGGCCCTGCCGGTGTGTCCGGAACAGGTGGGCGGCCTGCCCACGCCCAGAACGCCCGCGGAGATCGTGGACGGCCGGGTCATGACCAAGGACGGGCAGGACGTGACCGGCGAATACGAACAAGGCGCCCGCGAATGTCTGCGGCTGGCCAAACTCGCGGGCTGCACCCGTGCGGTGCTGCAGCCCCGCTCCCCGTCCTGCGGCGCAGGCACGGTCTACGACGGCACGTTCAGCGGCACCCTCATCCCCGGTTTCGGCAGGTTCGCTGCCCTGTGCCGCGACAACGGTCTGGAACTCGTGAACCCCGACGATCTGGACTGA